A region of Antedon mediterranea chromosome 8, ecAntMedi1.1, whole genome shotgun sequence DNA encodes the following proteins:
- the LOC140056169 gene encoding diphosphomevalonate decarboxylase-like, translated as MGDFKMNSVTCKAPVNIAVIKYWGKRDTKLILPLNSSVSFTLCTEHLCATTTAAVSPTFKQDQIWLNGEKIENLRLTACLKEIRRRARKRKSVSDNDTDDNIPLEMLNWNVHICSKNNFPTAAGLASSAAGYACLAYCLAKLFKVEGNISDIARLGSGSASRSIFGGAVQWDMGWDSSGSDSIARQLYPHTHWPELKVVILVVSDQQKKVSSFSGMQGSVETSELLQYRIKHCVASRLDAVVNAIGNKDFETFAVNTMKESNQFHAVCLDTYPPISYLNDTSHTIQNLVHSFNKYHQCAKVAYTFDAGPNATLYMLEESVDLFINIVQHYFPPSSSTIGEPFVRGLPVNLIDNIDENLLNLKSIPTTPGAIKYIINTAVGSGPEVVMDPNESLLGEDGLPKEYKESSQH; from the exons ATGGgtgattttaaaatgaattcaGTGACATGCAAAGCCCCAGTAAACATTGCagttattaaatatt gggGAAAACGAGACACCAAACTTATTCTGCCGCTAAATTCGTCAGTCAGCTTCACTCTTTGTACCGAGCACCTTTGCGCAACGACCACAGCTGCTGTATCGCCAACATTCAAACAAGATCAAATATGGTTAAACGGCGA aaaaatagaaaatttaaGATTAACTGCCTGTTTAAAAGAAA TTAGACGGAGAGCAAGAAAAAGGAAAAGCGTGTCCGATAATGATACGGATGACAATATACCATTGGAGATGCTAAATTGGAATGTTCATATTTGCTCCAAGAACAATTTCCCAACTGCAGCTGGGCTAGCATCATCAGCTGCTGGCTATGCTTGCCTAG CCTATTGCCTCGCCAAACTGTTCAAGGTTGAAGGCAACATTTCTGACATTGCCAGACTGGGATCAGGTAGTGCCAGTAGGAGCATATTTGGTGGCGCTGTTCAGTGGGATATGGGATGGGACAGTAGTGGGTCAGACAGTATAGCGAGACAATTATATCCGCACACCCATTGGCCTGAGCTAAAAGTCGTAATACTTGTG GTGAGTGATCAACAAAAGAAAGTGAGCAGTTTCTCTGGCATGCAGGGTAGCGTAGAAACCAGTGAGCTGTTACAATATCGCATCAAGCACTGCGTCGCTTCTAGATTAGACGCAGTAGTGAACGCTATTGGAAACAAGGACTTTGAAACATTTGCAGTTAATACCATGAAA GAAAGCAATCAGTTCCACGCTGTATGTTTAGACACGTATCCTCCAATTTCATATTTAAATGACACATCACATACAATCCAGAATCTAGTTCACAGTTTCAACAAATACCATCAGTGTGCAAAG GTAGCATATACATTTGATGCTGGACCAAATGCGACCCTATACATGTTGGAGGAGTCCGTTGATTTATTCATCAACATTGTCCAGCATTATTTTCCTCCAAGTTCAAGTACAATTGGAGAGCCATTTGTTAGAGGGTTACCAGTGaatttaattgataatattgaTGAG AATCTGCTGAATTTGAAGTCTATACCGACAACGCCTGGGGCTATCAAATACATCATCAACACCGCAGTAGGATCTGGTCCAGAGGTTGTTATGGATCCTAATGAATCATTACTGGGTGAAGATGGTTTACCAAAGGAATATAAAGAATCGTCgcagcattaa
- the LOC140056170 gene encoding nuclear envelope phosphatase-regulatory subunit 1-like, whose translation MSKDQIQTEDLKAFERRLTEYITFLGPSTRKWRVLLIVVTVCTAVGAWQWLKDENTRQVSFVQSLQNHPFFAFSCVTLVLLFLFGIHKRVVAPAIITSRCRLVLGDFTMSCDDTGKLILKPNRPTT comes from the exons ATGTCAAAAGATCAAATACAGACTGAAG ATCTCAAAGCATTTGAAAGACGATTAACTGAATACATTACATTTCTTGGTCCATCAACTAGAAAATGGCGAG tttTATTAATCGTAGTTACCGTGTGTACAGCTGTCGGAGCTTGGCAATGGCTGAAAGATGAAAACACTCGACAG GTGTCATTTGTGCAATCGCTACAAAATCACCCGTTCTTTGCCTTTAGTTGTGTGACGCTGGTTCTCCTATTTTTGTTTGGTATTCATAAAAGAGTAGTTGCCCCAGCAAT TATAACATCACGATGCCGACTAGTACTCGGAGACTTTACCATGTCATGTGACGAT ACTGGAAAATTGATCCTAAAACCAAATCGACCAACCACATGA